From Anopheles coluzzii chromosome 3, AcolN3, whole genome shotgun sequence, the proteins below share one genomic window:
- the LOC120954924 gene encoding protein phosphatase PHLPP-like protein, with protein MASLRLYIWLFLNICFYTSGAEAKAPSRPVQPYHYGYSRIQETDQAWKCWKEGYRPPPATSNKIHEQGNGTVAEIERILRFDQSNTVLFLFSSNSDNQNLHTTFTVERNKLVRLSLDNAGLERLELALLGRENDCRLADLSVPRNRLRDLPTGVERLTALRKLDYSYNLLEEFKLDRLANAAGLKQLLLSHNRLERFVATEQVNLAALHKLDLSNNRLRALDASYWTMPQLETFHVDNNRHMTMIDGWTRAKFPLVKGFDPAGTNNWNQTWLKSVQ; from the exons ATGGCCTCCCTGCGGCT TTACATTTGGCTGTTTCTCAACATTTGCTTTTACACCTCCGGAGCGGAAGCTAAAGCACCTTCCCGTCCGGTTCAGCCGTACCACTACGGTTACAGCCGCATCCAGGAAACGGACCAGGCGTGGAAATGCTGGAAGGAAGGCTACAGACCACCACCGGCAACTTCCAACAAAATCCACGAGCAAGGCAACGGTACGGTGGCGGAAATCGAACGTATCCTGCGCTTCGATCAATCCAACACGGTCCTCTTCCTGTTCAGCAGCAACTCGGACAATCAGAATCTTCACACGACGTTCACAGTAGAGCGTAACAAGCTCGTCCGCCTATCGCTGGATAATGCGGGATTGGAACGATTGGAGCTGGCGCTCCTCGGTCGTGAGAATGACTGCCGACTGGCGGACCTGTCCGTACCACGCAATCGGTTGCGCGATCTTCCCACCGGCGTGGAGCGACTCACTGCGCTTCGAAAGCTCGACTACAGCTACAACCTGCTGGAGGAGTTCAAGCTGGACCGTTTGGCGAATGCGGCGGGTCTCAAGCAACTGCTGCTGAGCCACAACCGACTGGAGCGCTTCGTGGCGACGGAGCAGGTGAATTTGGCAGCGCTGCACAAGCTAGACCTGTCGAACAATAGGCTGCGGGCGCTGGATGCGTCGTACTGGACGATGCCCCAGCTGGAAACGTTCCACGTCGATAATAATCGGCACATGACGATGATTGACGGCTGGACGCGGGCAAAGTTTCCACTGGTGAAGGGTTTCGATCCGGCCGGTACGAACAATTGGAACCAAACGTGGCTCAAGTCTGTGCAGTAA